GTGTGCTCGGCGAGCACCGCGGGGGCGAGGGTCGAGGCGGCCAGGAGGGCTGGCAACTGGAGAAACCGTGACAGCTTCATGATGATGGTGATTCAAATCAATGAAGTCGTGAATGGCGGGGAGGTATAACAAGTTCGTGAATTGTCGTCGCAAGGGAGACGAGTGGAAACGAAAGAATCCCACGACGGATCGAAATGATTAACCAACAGCTTGGTAAGGGGGCCCGCCACGGGAGCTTCGCCCTGACAAAGTTGGCCTTAGTAAGCCGATCGGTTCTCTGGGGCACAGACCATTGCCGTTGCCTCTTTGACCGGGGTAGCGTAGTGTGGCTCAGGTACCAGTTCTCCCCGCCATTTGGAAGCGATCTGATTGTTTTACCATGCTTTAGTACCTCACAGTGCCACCGAGCAATCTAGGATTTCATGATGTGTAGACTGGAGCCGAATAACCATCATCAAGTAGAGTAAATGTGCAGTTGTTTTTGTTTACTTTTTAGACCATCAATGGCTTGCTATATAGGACATTGAGAAACCACAAGATACTGAAAAGTACTTGCTTAAAGAAGCGAAACCCCACCAGTTCAAAGTACATGGTACCTAGAGTTGGGCAACCCTTGATATCCCGCCATGTCTTGCATGATACGCAGACTGACATGACATGAGGAATCGAAGATGCCTCTGAAGTTCGCTTGATGTTGAATTTTCCGGGACCCAAGTTGAAACGACAAAAATCATATGAACAGGCACTGCTCATTTCTTCGCCATGACCCAGAGGAACTCGGCGTCGTCCTTGTCATCGACGATATCCCTGACAAGAACCTCGAACCCGGCCTCCTTGAGCTGTTCCACAGTCGCATCAGCACCCCAACCGCTCCAGTACATCCACCCCTTCTCATGAAGCCACTCCTCATTCACGACGGCCGGCAAGTCCTTTGACGCAAAGTTGGCGAGCAGCAGCCCACCAGGCTTCAACCACTTGGCGACGCGGCGGATCATCTCGGTCTGCTCCTCACGGGGCAGGTGGATGATGCTGTACATGGCAATGACGGCGTCGAACGACCCCTCGGAGAACTCGAGCTTCATCATGTCGCCCTCGACAAAGGAGACGCGGTCGGTGCCGTGCTTGGCGAGGTTCTTGCGGGCGACATCGATCTGGGTGGTGGAGAGGTCGTTTGCGGTGACGTAGGTGTCGGGCGCGGTGAGGAGCCTCTCGGTGACGGGGAGGCCGCAGCCGCAGCCGAGCTCGAGGACGAGAGACATTTGGCCCGACAGGGGCTTCGCGGTGAGGAGCTTCTCCATGAGCTTCTCGAGGTACTCGATGCGGAGGGAGGTCTGGCGGAGGGTCCATTCGTTGTATTCGGTGGCGATGGCGTCGTAGGACTCTTTGAGGCGGGACTTGATGTCTGCCGAGTCCTGCTGGTCCTTGGGTGCAGTTGCCATTTTGTGGTTTGGGTTGGGTTTCTCTATCCAATTCCTAGGTGGTGACTATAGACTCAAGGGCAAGTTGCTGTGTCCCGACACTCTGGTGATACGTGGGGATGAGATGTAGGTGGTGTAGTAGCGTTCGTTTGATCTGGAATCTGGGGTAACGAAGAGTGAAGTGTATCAGATTTGGGTGTATCCCTCCAAGTTACCCGCAGCCTCCAATGCGATATTGGCTTTTAAGGTTATCTGCGCTCGGAGACATTTTTACTTGCTTGCTGAACCAAAAAGAACTTTTGTATATTTGAGTCACTTGGCCGGCGACATTCTGAAGAGTCACCCGGTCTATCCATGCATGATGGTTTATTCAGTACTTTGGGGTACTTGGAAGTTTAGGTAATTGGGAGATGTTCTGGCGGCCGCCCTGCACAGGCCACTCTTGCTTTGCGGGGATTAGCTCATCTGAATCTCAAGGCTTAACGGAGTGCTGTTTGACTGTCGAACCAGAGAACGAACCTATGGCCTACGCCAGAAATGGCTGGTGGGGTTTCTCCGGACAAGGGATCAAGGTGAAAAGATCCATTAATTATCCATGAGATGCTAATGTGGAGGAGGTCGGATCTGGACGGGGCGTTGGACCGAGCGGCGGGCGGAACCTGGATAGCTTCGGAGGATTCATGTCCGAGGTGGTGAGTCTCTGCCGCGGTGCCGCGATGCCGCTCATGCTTCGGGCTGGTCGCCGGGAGTAGCTGGCAGCTGGCAAGGGAAAGCTGATCAGTCAGCTTGATGAGTTGCGTCAGCATCGTGTGATTTGAGTCAAACATGCACGGCGGCTATGCTGTTTGCATACGGGCCGGGATACTCGTGATCAAGTACAAAGAATGCATCAAATACAAAGAATGCACCAATGGGCCAAACAAAGGCATCTGGGGGCACTGGAATGCTCAGAGCTTACTACGTATGGTTCGATTGCCCTTGGTAGGTACCTGTTGCCTTTTGGCTTGGGAATGGAGGAGAAAAGACGAAAGACGACATACGAGAGTGTCGGGCAGTCGGAGTCTGattacttaagcttattCATCTCGTAGACCGGGCCTTAGCACCTAGCATTTTCGGATATTGCCAGCAAGGAAGGAAgtcttcttcgtcttctgCTCGTCTAAAAATTTCCTGTCTCCCCACGTGCCGTGATTACGTTTGGCGCTAAAAAGCGAGAGCGGGACAATCACATGCACATTTCCACACCGCAGAGTGACAGAGTGACAGAGAGCAAAGAGGCAAGGAAATGAATCTTTTTTTCGTTGCATTCTGCACCGCTCCGTCATCCATGGCAGCGACCCCTCCTGAAGAGTAAAGACTACCCAAGCTAAGGTAGCAACGGCTGACGCGCCTGGCGTAACAGACATGCAAGACCCTGTCTCGTCTCTGGTTCGTCTCCGAGATGCTCAAATCAGCAGCGGTGCCTCGTAGGTACCTCGTAGGTGGGCGCAGATATACAGTACTGCGTGTGTTCGGCAATGGCAGTGACAATCCAACCCCCTCCCTCGCCGGCTCGCAGTGTCTTCCCGGCCTGTCACTCGCCAAacctacctaggtacgcAGTAAGCCTCTGCTACCCCTCCAACCCTCAGCAAGGTACCTCGCCCTCCTCCAACTCTTCTCCCCCTCACTGACGCACCCGGCATCACCACACCACTATAGGACCATCGTCTGACCCTTGACGATTCTTGTGTAGCCGGTGGGCTGTCCACGATGATCCGTATTGGCGAGGGTGTGAGTCTCTGAGATGTGTCGCTTCCGAGTCCTTGCATCATTGTGTCTTTGCACTTACGATTTGTGTATGTGACCCTGACCAGAAGACAAAGCAGAAAGGCAGAAAAGCAGAAGA
This is a stretch of genomic DNA from Colletotrichum lupini chromosome 10, complete sequence. It encodes these proteins:
- a CDS encoding methyltransferase encodes the protein MATAPKDQQDSADIKSRLKESYDAIATEYNEWTLRQTSLRIEYLEKLMEKLLTAKPLSGQMSLVLELGCGCGLPVTERLLTAPDTYVTANDLSTTQIDVARKNLAKHGTDRVSFVEGDMMKLEFSEGSFDAVIAMYSIIHLPREEQTEMIRRVAKWLKPGGLLLANFASKDLPAVVNEEWLHEKGWMYWSGWGADATVEQLKEAGFEVLVRDIVDDKDDAEFLWVMAKK